The genomic DNA GCACACCGGACCCTGCTGTTGAAACCACATGCTCGCACATTTACAGGCAGATGTTCAGTGCAGAAACACCCGGCGTCGCTGAAGGTGAGATCTCCGGCGTGTCAAAGCACGATGACGGAGGAGCCCACGCAGCCGCTTGAGACACCGACAATTGCGTGCGAGACGCAACGGACGTCTTCCACATACGAATTGTATAGACATGTGATATGCACGACCCCTTCGATGACGATATACTTCAGGCTCATGTGGATGACGTCTGGGCGACGAATGGACCTCTTGCTCTCGAAGCCGCCGATGATCCTTTCGAACGGCTTGTGACCTCGATCGTAAACCAGCAACTCTCGGTAGCCTCCGCACGCACGATCCGGAACCGCCTGTTCGAAACCTGCGATATCACTCCTCAGGCACTTCTCCAAGCGGAGCCCGAGCGTCTGCGAAACTGTGGACTCTCTCGACAGAAGACCGAGTACGTCCGTAACGTCGCGGAAGCCTTCCTTCAGCACGAATGGACCCGCGCCTCCTTCGCAGATCTGAATGACGAAATGGTCATCGACGCACTCACCGACATCCGCGGCGTGGGCATCTGGACGGCCAAGATGTTTTTGATGTTCGCCCTGGGCCGGCCGGACGTATTCCCTGTCGAAGACCTGGGCATTCGCAACGGCATGACAACCCTCTATGGCGAGTCCGACCGGTCCCGCATGCGTGAGATCGCCGATTCGTGGCGCCCGCGGCGGAGTCTGGCGAGCCTCTACCTGTGGCGTGCGGCGGGCTGATCTCGTCCCGCCTCTCCGACCGACGCGGTTGTCATTGCCGCACCGGTCGCGTTTCTTCAGGAGGCGCCCCACAGTCAACCGGCCTGCGCAGCACCACGACGCCAGCCCGCTGCGTAAGGGCGCATCGCGATGCTTGTGCGGGCGCATTGCGATGCGCCCTACGTGAACGAGACCGACTCGCTTTTTCCTGCAACGTCAGCCTATGAGTGTACTTTCTGCTCACCAGCTCTCCCGGTCCGTGGACGGGGAGACGCTCGTCGATGACGTCGACTTTGAGGTCGAAGCCGGCGACGTGTTCGTCATTTTCGGCCCGTCCGGTGCCGGCAAGTCCAGCTTGCTCCGCCTGCTCAACCGCCTCGACGAACCCACCGGCGGCACCGTCCACCTGCAGGGCGAGGACTACCGCCAGATTCCACCGCAGACGCTCCGCAAGCGCGTCGGCATGGTGCCGCAGCAGCCCACGCTGATCGACGGCTCGGTGGCCGAGAACGTGGCGTGGGGGTCGCGCCTCCGCGGCGAGCCGGTCGACGAGGAGCGCGTGGCGGATCTGCTCAAGCGGCTCGGCCTCGCCGGATTTGCCGACCGCGACGCTGAAGATTTGTCGGGCGGCGAAGCCCAGCGTGTCGCGATCGCCCGGACGCTCTACAACGAACCGGAGGTCGTGCTTCTGGACGAGCCCGCATCCAGCCTCGACGCGGAAGCGGCCCGTCAGGTCGAGTCCCTCCTCGCCGACGTGATGCGCGACCTGTCGATCACGGCCGTCCTTGTCACACACGACACCGACCGCGCCCGGCGCCTCGGCACGCGCGGAATTCGGCTCGACAACGGCCGTGTCCAGGCTTCCGGCCCCCTCGACGACATTCTCGATACCTGAGCTGCCCATGGATCTCTCTTCTACGTTTGCCGATGTCTGGACGAGAGCCCAGGAGCCGGTCGTCATGGACGGCCTCCTACAGGTTGCAGCCGCAACCGTGCTCGCCACCGTTGTCGTCGGACTCTCACGCTGGCGCAAGCTTCAGCTCGAAACCGAACTCGCGACCGCCTTCGTTCGCGGCTTCGTGCAGATCGTCGCGATGGGTTTGCTGATCGGCGTGCTGCTGACGGTCCCGCTCGCGTGGAGCGGGGTCATTCTGATCGGCATGGTCGCGGGCGCTACGTGGATCTCGCGCCAGCGTGGCGAGGGCTTACCCGGCGTGACGCGGATCTCACTACTCGCGATCGGCGTCGGAGCGGGCATCGTGATCGTGCTGATGACCTGGGCGGGCGCGATCGAAGCCACCGTCCGCAGCCTCGTCCCGGTAGGCAGCATGGTGATCGCCAACGCGATGAAGATCAACGGCCTTGCGCTCGACCGCTTCAAGGAGGAAATCGACAGCAATCGCGACGTGATTGAGGTTGGCCTGTCGCTCGGAGCGCCGCCGCAGGCCGTGCTGGCCGAACGAGTGCGCGACAGCGTCCGCGCGTCGCTGATCCCGGTCGTCGACTCGCTCAAGAGCCTGGGCTGGGTCTGGATTCCGGGCATCATGGCGGGAATGATTTTGGCCGGAGAAAACCCGATCTACGCCGCGCTCTACCAGTTTGTCATCATGGCGATGATCTTCGCTGCGGGCGGGCTCACCAGCGTGATAAGCAGCCTCCTCCTCAGCCGGGAGGTGATCACCGAGGCAGAGCAACTGCAGAAGATCGACGCGTAACTGGGCGAATCGCAACACATGGCCATTCGCCACGATCCGCGCTCTGTCACACGGATGTTATTTCACCAGGAGCGCCCGAACGCGATGCAGAGCCGCTGATTGGACCGAAGGAATCCAACGTCGAAGGAGCGCTCACTTGACACCGTCTAAACCTAGCACCGATATGGATTTGCAGATTGAAGGCAAAACCGCATTCATCTCCGGATCAACCGCCGGAATCGGATGGGCCACGGCTCGACAGCTGGCGGAGGAGGGCGCCACGGTCATTATTAACGGACGCACCGCCGACCGCGTAGATGCTGCCGTCGAACGCATCACGGATGCTGTGGCAGGAGCGACGGTGCGCGGTGTGGCCGCGGACCTTGGCACGGCGGACGGGGTCGAAAAAGTGACGGACGCCGAACCCGATATCGACATCCTGGTGAACAACGTCGGCATCTTCGAACCATCGGACTTTGCAGACACCGACGACGAGGCGTGGATGAAGCATTTCGAGGTGAACGTGATGAGCGGCGTTCGACTCACCCGGCATTACCTTCCCGGAATGAAGAAGCGCGGCTGGGGTCGCGTCGTGTTCGTCTCCAGCGAGTCCGGCGTGCAGATTCCGGAGGAGATGATCCATTACGGTGTGACGAAGACCGCGCAGATCGGTCTCGCACGCGGCATCGCGGAAACAACGAAAGGAGCGGGCAACGTGACCGTCAATAGCGTCCTTCCGGGCCCGACGGCATCGGAGGGTGTCGGCGACTTCGTCGAGCGCCTGGCGGAAGAGCAAGGCTTGACCGCCGAGGAGATCGAGGAGCAGTTCTTCAACGAAGCCCGGCCCACCTCTCTGCTGCAGCGGTTCGAAGAGCCCGAAGAAATCGCGTCAATGATCGCGTACGTCTGCAGCGAAAACGCCTCCGCAACAAACGGTGCGGCCCTCCGCGTGGATGGAGGCGTGGTGCGCTCCGCCTTTTAACCAGATGCCCCATGAGCGACCGAGCCAGGTCGGACTCCCAACGTGCCGTCGTGCGTCCAGCTCCAACAGGAACCTCGTTCGTGCCTGGAAGTGCGTCCGAACCATCCTCGCACCTCACCTCCCCCGTTTTTATGCGCGTTCTCCTGGTAGAAGACGACGATCAGATCGCCCAGTTCGTCCAACAGGGACTGGAGGAAGCCGGTTACGTGGTCGACCGCACGGGAGATGGTGAAGAGGGCTTCCGGATGGGTCTCAACGAAGACTATGATGCCGCCATCGTCGACCTGATGCTGCCGTCGCGCGATGGGTTGAGCCTGATCCAGGGCCTTCGTCAGCGAGGCGATAGTACGCCGGTCCTGATCCTCAGCGCCAAGCGGTCCGTGGATGAGCGCGTGGAAGGATTGCAGGTCGGCGGAGACGACTACCTGACGAAACCGTTCGCCTTCGCCGAACTTCTGGCGCGGGTTCAAGCCCTCGTCCGACGCAACACGGGCTCCGTGGACTCCTCAACTCTCTCTGCCGGCCCCATCGAACTCGACCGCATGTCGCGAACGGTGACACGGGCCGGGGAAGAACTCGACCTCCAACCGCGGGAGTTTTCCCTGCTCGAATACCTCGTCCGCAACCAGGGAAAGGTGGTGTCGAAAACCATGATCCTGGAGCACGTCTGGGACTTCAACTTTACCCCGCAGACGAACGTCGTGGAGGTACTCGTTCACCGTCTGAGAAGCAAGGTCGACGACGGCTTCGAACCCAAACTCATTCACACGGTCCGCGGCTCCGGATATGTTCTCCGCACTCCTTGACCGGCTCTCGGATCGATGGCGCGCCCACACACTGGGCGTGCGACTGGTCGCCGGCTATGCGCTCATCTTCATCGTGAGCGTCGCTGTCCTTGCCGGACTCACGTACGGACTGCTGCTGTTTTTCCTCCAGCAGCCAGATCGCGGCTTCATCGAAGAGCAGGCCGACGAACTCGTTGAGGCGTATCGAGCGGGAGGGGTCCAGCAGCTACGAGTGACTCTGAACGATCGTACCGGGGATGAACGCCAGCAGGAATTGCTCGTCCGACTCGCAGACGCCAGTGGCCGAACGCTTTTCTTGTATAACCCGGACGACTGGCTTCGCGAGGACATCGTCCCTCTAACCCAGCATCCACCCCCGGACAACCGCGACTGGATCCCGCTCGGCGCCGCCCGTGATGGCGACCCACTCGCTGCACTCGCCGTTCGCGTAGCACCGGACCGTGTGCTACAAGTCGGCATTGACGCGGACGTGCGCGCAGATGTGCTGCAGTCGATGCAATCCGCCTTTCTCGCGATCCTTTTGCCCGTCATCCTGATCGCTCTTCTCGGCGGGACGATCCTGGCCTATCGCGCCCTTCGCCCCGTCCGCCGGCTGGTCCAGACCTTCCATACCGTCATCGAAACCGGCGACGTGCAGACGCGCGCCCCGGCCGACGAAGCAGCGGGCGAATTCGCAACGCTCGTCTACCTGTTCAACCAGATGCTGGACCGCATCGAGCGACTCGTCCGCGGAATGCGCGACACGCTCGACAATGTGGCCCACGACCTCCGCACCCCGATGACGCGGCTGCGCGCCCAGGCAGAGCTCTCACTTCAACAGGAGAAGGACCCGGAGGCTCTGCGGGAGGCCCTTGCCGACCTGGTCGACACATCGGATGTCGTGCTCGAAATGCTCGATGGCATCATGGACGTCGCCGAGGCCGAAGCCGACACACTGAGTCTTGCCACCGAATCCGTGGCCGTGCTGGATCTCGTCCGGGACGTGGCGGATGCGTACCAGATGGTCGCGGAAGAAAAAGGCGTTGCGCTCCACGTCGACGTTCCCGCCAACCTCACGGTGCATGTCGATCCGGGCCGGACCCGTCAGATCCTCGCCAACCTTCTCGACAACGCCGTCAAGTACACACCGGAAGGCGGTTCCGTATCGGTGACGGCAGAGCAAACGTCGTTTCCCGAGCGAGCCGAAGCGGCGGCATGCATCACCATCCGCGACACCGGAATCGGCATCCCGGAAAAGGACCTGCCACGAATCTGGGACCGACTGTATCGCGGGGACCGGAGCCGGTCGGAGAAAGGCCTCGGGCTGGGGCTCAGCCTCGTCCGTGCCATAGCTCACGCACACGACGGCCGCGTCACGGTCGACAGCACCCCGGGCGAAGGCTCCACATTTCGCGTCTATCTGCCCGTCGAGTCATGAGGTGGACATCGAATTCGAAATGTGAAGGGCGAAATGCGAAGTGTTTCGGTCCAGGTCCCTCGCTTCACGTCCACACGTTCACACATCCATACTTCCACACCTCGACACCTACCGTGCCTTCCTTACAAATTTGTAAGCTCGCCGTAAGCGAGTGGTAAGGATCAAATGGTATACGGGAGTGAATTATCGGACGAAGCGCGCCACTTGCATCGGCCGCTCCGGCAACACTCCGCTTCTCGCATCCCGAATAGCCATGAAAAACATATCTCTTCGCTCTCACTTCAGCGCAATTACGTCGCTCGTTGGCCTGCTGGTTGCACTTCTCATCCTCCCAGGTTCCGTTCTCGCTCAATACACCGGACCTGGCGCCAGCCCGTCGCCCTCGACTGTCGCGCAGGTTCTTGAAGACCCGCAAGACGATCAGCAGGTGACGCTCCGCGGGACCATCCTCGAACAACTGAGCACCGAAAAGTACATGTTCAGCGACGAGACGGGTCAGATCCGCATTGAGATCGAGAGCGACGACTTTCCCAAACATGAGATTGGAGCCGATACGCGGATCGAAATCTCCGGAGAGGTCGAAAACTCCTTTATGCGCCGACCCGAGATCGATGTCGAAAACATCACGATCTTACCGAAAAACGATCAGAACGGTTCAACCTCGTAGCATGTAACCGCAAGTACGAGATGTCCTTCTGACAATCCCCTACGCCATGTCCATCGAGCAGGTAGGTGCCATTCCATTTCGCCGCGTTGCCGATCGCGTGGAGTTTCTGATTATCACCACGCGGACGAGCGGTCGATGGATTTGCCCAAAGGGAAACATCGAGCCTGAACACGGAAAGCCAGGATCAGCGTGCCTGGAAGCTCTTGAGGAAGCCGGTGTGGAAGGCACACTCGTCCAGCCGGAGCTTGGCACCTACCGGCATAGTGGGGAAACGACCATTCGAATGTGGCTCCTACACGTGGAGCAGATCCACGACGAATGGCCGGAAGATCACGAGCGACAGCGGCAGTGGTTAACCGCCTCGGATGCGCTGTCAACGGTCGACGAACCCGGACTCGCAGAATTGATGGAAACGGCCACTTCTCGCCTCAACAGTGATTAATCGGAACGAGGCTCACGCTCTTGCCCCTCGTTCCTCGACTGCCCGTCTTGTCTTATGAAACCTCTCTCCGAAGCTTCGAAGACCACTCCTTCCCCTCAGGATCAGCTTCTTCGCTTCCTTCTGCTCGCTCTCGTCCTGGTGATGTTCTTCACCAGCCTTGAGCTCATGGGCGACTCGTTCAAGCTGATGGGCGGTGGGTTAGCCGAGTCGCTGCTGAAGATGACGTCGAACCCGTTTGTGGGGCTCTTTATCGGGATTCTGGCGACCTCGCTGGTGCAGTCCTCATCGACGACCACCACGCTCACGGTCTCGCTCGTCGCAGCCGGTGCCCTCGACATCGCCGGCGCTATCCCGATCGTGATGGGCGCTAACATCGGCACGAGCGTCACCAACACGATTGTCTCCCTCGGGTCGGTGACACGCAAGGAGGAGTTTCGGCGGGCGATGGCAGGCGCCACGGTGCAGGACTTTTTCAACTTCCTCGCCGTCGCCGTCCTGTTTCCTCTCGAACTGATGTTTCAGGTCGTCTCGACGCCGGCCGCCTACTTCACGGAGTCGTTGACCAATCTCGGTGGCACACAGCTGCTCAGCCCCGTGAAGCAAATCACCGAACCCATCGCAGGCTTCCTCATCGCCGCGACCGGCGAAAGTGGCATCCTGGTTCTGCTCGCTGGTCTTGGGCTGCTGTTTCTCTCATTGCGGTTCCTCGTCAAACTTCTGAAGAGCCTGGTCCTCGGCCGCTCGGAGCGGATGCTCCATGACTACATCTTCGGCCACCCGGTGGTGTCGATGCTCTTCGGCGTGGGACTCACCTTCCTCGTGCAAAGCTCCTCGATCACCACGTCGCTCACCGTCCCGCTCGTCGGCGCCGGCATCCTCACCGTCACGCAGATCTACCCGTTCGTTCTCGGCGCCAATGTGGGCACCACGATGACGGCGATTCTGGCGGCCCTGGTGCTATCGTCGTCCGGCGCGCCGGGAAGCGTGGAGGCGCTCCAGGGCATTGCAGCTGTGAAAGTCGCGCTGGCCCACCTCTTCTTCAACGTCTACGGCATCGCCCTCTTCCTCCCGATCGACCAGCTCCGACGGATTCCCATCCGACTGGCAGAGAAACTGGGCGACTGGGCGGTTACCAACCGGGCTTACGCCATCGGCTACATCGCCGCCGTGTTCTTCGCGATCCCACTGCTCACGATCCTCTCGACCCGCAACCTTGAGATGTCGTACGATCCGCCGAAACCCGAACGGCTAGAGCAAATGGCCCCGGCGTCCGCGCCCACGTCTGAGGTCGAGGCCGAACGGTTGACGCCGGTGAAAGGGTAGGAGACGATGGTCGATTGTGGATTCCGGGTTGTGGATTGGAGCATTGAGGGAACGCTTCGGCCAGCGACTCAAGCCGAGACGTAATCCAGTCAACTAGTTGCGATCAACGAACGACGGTTCAGCCGTTGATTCGTTGCACGTTAGACCGCTCAGACGTTGTCGATTGGGGATTTAGGGATTTAGAAGCTGTTTGGCGGACTGTCTCGGGCCTGCGACTTCGTGGATCTTGCCCTGTGGAGCTACTTCGCTCGCCAGGTAGTTCCACTACATGACTCGCTTGAGCGCTCCACGCGGGCTTCGCCCACTGTGTCTCGGCTATCGATCCATCCGCCAAACAGCTTCTTAGGATTGTGCACTCCATGCGATCCGTGCTGCTACTCCCAGCGGGATCAATCCTACCGACCTCTAACAACCCGCGACAAACCCCTCCACACTGCGGCGTTGATTCGTTGTGGATTGGAGCATGATCGAACAATCCAGTTGAATCCTACGACCAGATATAATCCAATCAGAACCTATCTTCCGTTGAAGCGCTCTGCGCTTCCTCATTAAAATGCGAGCCCGCTCGTTCCGTGCATTACGGTCGCTGCCGATTTAGACGTAATTATTCAGAATCAGGAATCATTCTCTCCGAGCGCTGTCACCACCGCACCCGACTCCCATCCAATTAACAATTAACGACCCACAATCTACTCCCCAAAAGCGTTCGCCTGCTCCAGCATCTCTAAGAGTCGCGCGACGACCTGCGAGTCATCCTGCTGCCGATAGGCAACGCCCAGGTTCAGCGGGATCTCGGGTTCGGTGATCACGGCGTAGCGGACGCCGGGGCGCTGAATCTGGAGGTTCGAGTGATGAGCGATGGACACGCCCAGTCCCGCCTCCACCAGACCCAGGAAGCTCTCCCCGCCCCGGATCTCTTGAACGATGCGCGGGGCGAATCCCACGTCGTGACACGCCCGAACATACGCGTCGAAAATCCTCGGGGCGACGTCCCGCGCCCACATCACGTGTGGCTCGGCTTCCATTTCGCGAAGAGCAACCGTGTCCCGCCCGGCAAGGCGATGCGTCTCTGGTAGAACGGCGATCATCGGGGCCACGTGGAGGGACCGGACGCGGAGCCCGCGCTCGTCGATCGGTAAGAATAGAAAGCCGACATCCGATTGCTCTTCGCGGAGGGAGCGGATCTGCGTGTGCGTGTCGACCTCCGTAAGATCCATCTTTACGTCTGGAACGGCCTTCCGGAACGACTGGATCAGGTTCGGCAGACCACTCCGCATGGCCGTGGCCTCGTACGTGAGCCGCAGCAACCCCGCGCGCCCGTCGCGAGCGGCACGGGCGATCGACTCCGCCTGACGCGCCTCCCGAAGCACCTCCTCCGCGTAGGGCAGAAACGTCTCGCCTGCCTCCGTCAACGCCACGTGCTGGCGCGAGCGATCCACGAGCTGTACGTCCAGTTCATCTTCCAGCGCCTGGATCTGCTGACTCAGCGTCGACTGCGCGACAAAAACCGATTCCGCCGCCCGTCTAAAATTCAGTTCCCGTGCGAGCGCCGTAAAGTACCGCAGATGACGAAGCTCCATAGA from Longibacter salinarum includes the following:
- a CDS encoding DNA-3-methyladenine glycosylase family protein; its protein translation is MHDPFDDDILQAHVDDVWATNGPLALEAADDPFERLVTSIVNQQLSVASARTIRNRLFETCDITPQALLQAEPERLRNCGLSRQKTEYVRNVAEAFLQHEWTRASFADLNDEMVIDALTDIRGVGIWTAKMFLMFALGRPDVFPVEDLGIRNGMTTLYGESDRSRMREIADSWRPRRSLASLYLWRAAG
- a CDS encoding ABC transporter ATP-binding protein; translated protein: MSVLSAHQLSRSVDGETLVDDVDFEVEAGDVFVIFGPSGAGKSSLLRLLNRLDEPTGGTVHLQGEDYRQIPPQTLRKRVGMVPQQPTLIDGSVAENVAWGSRLRGEPVDEERVADLLKRLGLAGFADRDAEDLSGGEAQRVAIARTLYNEPEVVLLDEPASSLDAEAARQVESLLADVMRDLSITAVLVTHDTDRARRLGTRGIRLDNGRVQASGPLDDILDT
- a CDS encoding ABC transporter permease; its protein translation is MDLSSTFADVWTRAQEPVVMDGLLQVAAATVLATVVVGLSRWRKLQLETELATAFVRGFVQIVAMGLLIGVLLTVPLAWSGVILIGMVAGATWISRQRGEGLPGVTRISLLAIGVGAGIVIVLMTWAGAIEATVRSLVPVGSMVIANAMKINGLALDRFKEEIDSNRDVIEVGLSLGAPPQAVLAERVRDSVRASLIPVVDSLKSLGWVWIPGIMAGMILAGENPIYAALYQFVIMAMIFAAGGLTSVISSLLLSREVITEAEQLQKIDA
- a CDS encoding SDR family NAD(P)-dependent oxidoreductase; translation: MDLQIEGKTAFISGSTAGIGWATARQLAEEGATVIINGRTADRVDAAVERITDAVAGATVRGVAADLGTADGVEKVTDAEPDIDILVNNVGIFEPSDFADTDDEAWMKHFEVNVMSGVRLTRHYLPGMKKRGWGRVVFVSSESGVQIPEEMIHYGVTKTAQIGLARGIAETTKGAGNVTVNSVLPGPTASEGVGDFVERLAEEQGLTAEEIEEQFFNEARPTSLLQRFEEPEEIASMIAYVCSENASATNGAALRVDGGVVRSAF
- a CDS encoding response regulator transcription factor, whose protein sequence is MRVLLVEDDDQIAQFVQQGLEEAGYVVDRTGDGEEGFRMGLNEDYDAAIVDLMLPSRDGLSLIQGLRQRGDSTPVLILSAKRSVDERVEGLQVGGDDYLTKPFAFAELLARVQALVRRNTGSVDSSTLSAGPIELDRMSRTVTRAGEELDLQPREFSLLEYLVRNQGKVVSKTMILEHVWDFNFTPQTNVVEVLVHRLRSKVDDGFEPKLIHTVRGSGYVLRTP
- a CDS encoding sensor histidine kinase, whose protein sequence is MFSALLDRLSDRWRAHTLGVRLVAGYALIFIVSVAVLAGLTYGLLLFFLQQPDRGFIEEQADELVEAYRAGGVQQLRVTLNDRTGDERQQELLVRLADASGRTLFLYNPDDWLREDIVPLTQHPPPDNRDWIPLGAARDGDPLAALAVRVAPDRVLQVGIDADVRADVLQSMQSAFLAILLPVILIALLGGTILAYRALRPVRRLVQTFHTVIETGDVQTRAPADEAAGEFATLVYLFNQMLDRIERLVRGMRDTLDNVAHDLRTPMTRLRAQAELSLQQEKDPEALREALADLVDTSDVVLEMLDGIMDVAEAEADTLSLATESVAVLDLVRDVADAYQMVAEEKGVALHVDVPANLTVHVDPGRTRQILANLLDNAVKYTPEGGSVSVTAEQTSFPERAEAAACITIRDTGIGIPEKDLPRIWDRLYRGDRSRSEKGLGLGLSLVRAIAHAHDGRVTVDSTPGEGSTFRVYLPVES
- a CDS encoding NirD/YgiW/YdeI family stress tolerance protein translates to MKNISLRSHFSAITSLVGLLVALLILPGSVLAQYTGPGASPSPSTVAQVLEDPQDDQQVTLRGTILEQLSTEKYMFSDETGQIRIEIESDDFPKHEIGADTRIEISGEVENSFMRRPEIDVENITILPKNDQNGSTS
- a CDS encoding NUDIX hydrolase gives rise to the protein MSIEQVGAIPFRRVADRVEFLIITTRTSGRWICPKGNIEPEHGKPGSACLEALEEAGVEGTLVQPELGTYRHSGETTIRMWLLHVEQIHDEWPEDHERQRQWLTASDALSTVDEPGLAELMETATSRLNSD
- a CDS encoding Na/Pi symporter, which codes for MKPLSEASKTTPSPQDQLLRFLLLALVLVMFFTSLELMGDSFKLMGGGLAESLLKMTSNPFVGLFIGILATSLVQSSSTTTTLTVSLVAAGALDIAGAIPIVMGANIGTSVTNTIVSLGSVTRKEEFRRAMAGATVQDFFNFLAVAVLFPLELMFQVVSTPAAYFTESLTNLGGTQLLSPVKQITEPIAGFLIAATGESGILVLLAGLGLLFLSLRFLVKLLKSLVLGRSERMLHDYIFGHPVVSMLFGVGLTFLVQSSSITTSLTVPLVGAGILTVTQIYPFVLGANVGTTMTAILAALVLSSSGAPGSVEALQGIAAVKVALAHLFFNVYGIALFLPIDQLRRIPIRLAEKLGDWAVTNRAYAIGYIAAVFFAIPLLTILSTRNLEMSYDPPKPERLEQMAPASAPTSEVEAERLTPVKG
- a CDS encoding LysR family transcriptional regulator, encoding MELRHLRYFTALARELNFRRAAESVFVAQSTLSQQIQALEDELDVQLVDRSRQHVALTEAGETFLPYAEEVLREARQAESIARAARDGRAGLLRLTYEATAMRSGLPNLIQSFRKAVPDVKMDLTEVDTHTQIRSLREEQSDVGFLFLPIDERGLRVRSLHVAPMIAVLPETHRLAGRDTVALREMEAEPHVMWARDVAPRIFDAYVRACHDVGFAPRIVQEIRGGESFLGLVEAGLGVSIAHHSNLQIQRPGVRYAVITEPEIPLNLGVAYRQQDDSQVVARLLEMLEQANAFGE